GATCTCCATGCCGACCCACACCCATGGCGAAGCCTCCTTGCCTGCCCCTCTTTTTTCGGCACTAGACCAGATGCCATTACTCAagcttttcttctctctttttctgttctaaaccaaacccaaacccgTATCTCAAGCTTCACCGATCTCTTTTTCTGATCTTGTGTCGTGTTATGTGTTTGTTGTAATATGTGGACTCTCCATAATCTATGGGCATTTCATTAATTTGTACTTGTTTTAATTTCAAACAATTTGATTTGTAGTTGTTTAGAATTTTAATATCAAaccctaatttatttttaatatcaaaccctaattttttgattcgttttatgtttgtttttgtcttaaaaatgtgttttttaacaATCATAACAAAGGTGGGTAACAGAAATTAAACGGAAGtaacctcaggtgggcaaagtgtaaagttttaaaccacgggtaggtaaaGTGAAAATAGGCCAAACCTCaagtgggtttactgtaattatctcAATAATTTAACAActtgtttggttggagtgaaAACTAAAAAGTGGTTGATGGAAAAGGCATAAAGAAAAAAGTGGAAAGAAAactaggttatgtttggtaacagtttttgttttcgaTTTTCagaaacttgtttttgaaaatataaagaaaaaacaattttcttgtatttttgaaatcaaaaacacgtttggttaattgaaattaaaaagatagtttttcaaagaaaaaaatagaaaatattaaaatatgttgttattaaGATTTGAAGTCTAATGATAACTTATTAAATGAGTTAGATTCATTAAACTAAATGCGtatttttattgacttttgaaaattaaaaactgaaaacagtcttttgcatgttttcaatttccttcacaaattgagttttgagaatagattttgttttttgtccattttgagttgtcaaacaagttttttagtttcaaaaatagaaatttgtttttgaaaacaaaaaataagggaaaaagtagttaccaaacatacctcTAGTATTTTTCATTGTTTGGTATGCAACAGAAAATGGAGAGGAAATGAGATGATCCCGGGTGATTTCTACCcgagctcaaaaaaaaaatctccttaaATCATGAAGAAAATAAGGACAAAATTGAGGGTTGAAATAATATGACACAAATGCCCTTTCATTTTTCACCAACATTCAATCACGGAACCACCTACACAATAgcttgttcttttcttttgtcgTTTCTgatcttcctcttcctttttatcttttgtctttttattctttcactagattttttttagagaaatgctatgtcgataacatttttacaacatatcATAAGTGGCATGTTGTTACAAATTGTTATTAATGGGTAAAAACGTAATTTCAGTAataggtttaaattagaacaATAACAACTTTTTGTGaaaaagtgttaaaaaaatgtgtaacacttttttttttttattaatactatGCTATTCTTTAACAAAGTCAATTAatctcattttaaattttttatattcaaaatgGACGagtaaataaaaagaatataatagGAGTATAATAAGTATGATGTGTTGAATTTTATAAGATGTcgtctaaaaataataataataaataattgatataagtaatatattttcctatataatttttttttaatgcttctTATATATACAATGTAATAGGGCATAAAAGTAAATTCATACAAAATATCTTTTAATCCTCTTATTTTTCAtctcaattgaacaaaaaaacttatatCATATTAAATTTCCATCCTCTCAATGAAATATTAATGGTGGAAATTAAAtctaaaatcttttttattcttttaattactttttattatccCGACATTTTTCATATTCTCACTTTTTCATCATCCCAAGAGAATACGAGATATACATGTAGATTTATGATATTTAATCTTAAtcataaaattaatcaatttcaaATGAAGAGAATCTGGCACTTATACAATAGAAACAAATGTTATTGCTTTGATAATTACCATCAAGATAATCCATTTATATTTGCAGCGAGAGATCAATCAAAGGGTGGCACTATTTTTGTCCCCTTTTTCCAATCGTGACATGATAAATTGAAACTTAATTCTCTGAATTCTCCAGTGTGGTCTTGTGGAAGCAAATCAATCAGTCAGTACCAAAAAATCACATGCAAATAGTCCTTAAATAAGGCAAGCAGTCCATATTGACTAGAATTAATTGATCAACGAATAGTCAATAAAAACCAAGTGggacaaaacaaaaccaacacCAACACCTTACGTGTTTGTATATATAGAGACTTGAATCTCATCCATTTAACCAAAGCCATCGCATGCTCTCACACACGcacacaaagcaaaaaaaatgaagttctaCACGTTTATTATCTTGAGTTTAGCTTTCTTGCTAGGAAGTACCTGGGCAGAACAATGTGGAAGACAAGCTAATGGTGCTGTCTGTCCAAATGGGCTATGTTGTAGCCAACATGGATGGTGTGGCACCACAAACGATCACTGTGGAAATGGTTGCCAAAGCCAATGTAAGCCAGCAACTACACCTTCCAAACCAACCCCAACCCCCACCcctagtggtggtggtggtgatgttGGCAGCCTCATCAGCCTCTCTCTATTCAATGAACTGCTTAAACATCGCAACGATAACCGCTGCCCCAGTCACGGGTTCTATACCTACGATGCTTTCATCACTGCTGCTCGATCTTTTGGTGGGTTTGGCACCACGGGTGATGTTAATACTCGTAAAAGGGAGCTTACTGCTTTCTTGGCTCAAACTTCTCATGAGACTACAGGTATAATTAGTTTGACTAATATTTAAGTCTGAAAATATTAACAATAAGTCACAAGAAttaattcagaaaaaaaaaaaaaattaacagttATTGTTGAAGATAAGTGTCTATTTGGTAACgcactttttcaaaatacagctttttaaaaacttcatttttaatTAGTTAGGAACAATTTTTTCACACATTGAATTTTCTAATGTAGTACTATACGGTTTTGCTTCACACCCCCAAAATTATTGTTCAGCCTAGAcattaaaaattatcaaaataaattggCTAAATTATTTGGATCACATGTGATCCATGTTACTTTCTCATTCCGAGTATAAGTCATTATCTCTTAACATTAATTATTGTTAATTTAGTTGTTAATGTAGTGGATTTGTTAACTCATACAATATGTTAATATGGTTATTTTGTGTAGGAGGTGGAGGGTGGGCAAGTGCACCAGATGGTCCATATGCATGGGGATATTGCTTTGTAAGGGAGACAAAAATGGAAACTTATTGTGATGACAAAACGCCATGCCCTCCTGGCAAAAAATATTATGGAAGAGGACCTATCCAACTCACTCAGTACGTCTCTCATGCCTGTCACTTGTGAATTTCTTAAAGCTCAACCAAAATAAAACATAGAAATACCACATGATCTGCATCTATTTCCATGGTTGCAACAAGCTAACATACATGCTAGATGACATGCATTGCAGTGATTGCACAATTTGTTTTACATGAGTTTGTGTCTCAAGTTTGCAAATATGTGATGGGAATGGGATTGTTGTTGATGTTAGGCACATGTATGTTCATATATGGAAGATTTGAACAATCACTTGGTTTTATCAAAAGGTCTCCATTTAAATGGAAGATTTAGAGAGCTTAGAATCTTACTCAACCATTAATAGAACTAACTTGCTACTCGGATTCGATGAAAATTGTGTCTCAAGTTACAATTCTATGATGGAAAATTTGTAAGTGGTTATTTTGAAGATTCAAACACTCATGAGATCGTCTTTATTGGCTTTATCACAAGGTCTCCATTTAAATGCAAGATTTTGGGCTTACGATGTTACACGTCCAGTATTACTAAATAGAACAttattggaaatttggaatATTCGTTTGCCTAACATtagttcaaaatatttttatatcaacTCACATGCTTCAGACAAATTATACGGAATTGAATTGGTCAAAAGATTGTCAAAATTCAAGGGAACCCACTTTCTGCAGATGTTTGTACTAGTCAAATTGAATTCTGCAACCAAACTTTAATGATGTTATCCTCATGTGAGATGTGACtacaataatttttcacaatttcatttttttttcccccttttttaagagataattttcatttgatttttttttttttttttttttttttatcatcagactaagatatcaattttttttttatcataagacTAAATAGAACAttattggaaatttggaatATTCATTTGCCTAACATtagttcaaaatatttttatatcaacTCACATGCTTCAGACAAATTATACGGAATTGAATTGGTCAAAGGATTGTCAAAATTCAAGGGAACCCACTTTCTGCAGATGTTTGTACTGGTCAAATTGAATTCTACAACCAAACTTTAATGATGTTATCCTCACATGTGAGATGTGactacaataatttttcataatttcatttttttttcccttttttaagagataattttcatttggttttcattcttattaattttttttaccatcatactaagatatcaattttttttttttttttttgtagacgAGAATTAACTGAAtttcagatttcttattcaacaataagagattttatcaattgaactaattaTAACCCACTTCACTATTTCAAACTTGAATTATTGCAATAtcacttttatttaatttcattattaaCATCACATTTATTTAAGACCAtgccaacaaattttttttttttttttaaattgtgttcaTAGACATATACATGAGCCTGTCAACACAatagtttggactttggagcaTGTATTAAATTTGACTCTCTATACCATGACACTaacattgattattgattttttttaacttcatcaGCAATTACAACTATGATTTAGCTGGTAAAGCCATCAAGTTGGACTTAATAAACAATCCAGATCTTGTAGCCACAGACCCAGTGATTTCATTCAAGACAGCCATATGGTTTTGGATGACCCCACAGGCCAACAAGCCATCAAGCCACAATGTCATCATAGGCCAATGGACACCATCCCCTGCAGATACGTCAGCTGGTCGAGTCCCAGGCTATGGTGTCATCACCAATATAATCAATGGTCGTCTTGAATGTGGGCAAGGTGCTAATGATAAGGTGGCTAGTAGGATAGGGTTCTATAAGAGGTACTGTGACATTTTGGGATTAGGCTATGGAAACAATTTGGATTGCTATAATCAAAAGCCCTTTGGTTAAATTGCTCAGCTCAAGACTCATGACTCATGAGTAATATAGTAATACTACTCCTGCTAAGTACTAAATATCTAGCAGGAGAAAATAAAGAGCAATAATCTTATGTATCTGGAAAATCTCTTTCCCTAGTAGAAAAACTTCTATTATGTTACAAGCAGTAAAGTGAGTTTGGTTAATAATTTTGATGCCCATATTTGCAAAAGcatgcaattttattttatttttttttttttttggatactaCAGTAAGATACCATCAATTATTTTGATGTGAGAAGTAAGGGCTTTAATAGTAGCCGTTGGTTGTAGAAATTGACATATCATGGATAGGGGTTTCCTTGAAAAAGAGACAAATAGTcatgaaaataattatatttttcataaagtaATTGTAGTAACAACATTTTTTGTGTCAAAGCCAGAACATTGcactaacataattttttttttttttttttttttttttttttggtaatggtTATACAagaagcattaaaaaaaaaaaaaaagttgtttagGTAATGTTTGtgcctaaaaaaagaaataatctTCAGAGCCTGGGAATTAAGCAATAATTTTCAGCATATTTTTCTTATGAAATAGTGGCTATGGCAATCATTGGTTTGTTAAAGCTTCCAAATTTCctttaaaatactttttataacaaaattggCACTACTTGAGTGGTTTGGAAAAGTTGTAACTAGGGTACAATGGGACAATTGAACCTGAAAAATAAATGTCAATAACCCAATTTATTTGTCGATGAGTAAATCTTAAGAATAGGCCAAAACGAGGTATGTCATGAGATCAATGTTGTAAGATGCTTAACACCTTTCATATCTTTAACCAAATTTCTGAATTCAACTTTCTAGTTCTAAACATAATTTTGGAGCCTTACTTAGATTACAAAACCTTGAGACATTTCTTTAACTtaagtttgataataaaatcaattaaacatAGGTGACCACTTGTCTCACTTGACTGAGATTTTGATTCTGGTTCAACAGAGTTTTGACTTCACTTGAATGAACTAACTTGATAAGCACTTCCTTTCCAACTTCGACTATGGTTTTTATCACCCAAAATTACAATACAAGTATAATCCAAAATACATAGAAATTCATCATGAAATTAAGCAACACTTAAAATCCTAACAATTTTTCTCTAGACTGTGCATTACTTTCTCATTTCCCAATTCAACACTAAGAGAACTATTAGACATTTGtattaatttcacaacaaattcataACCTAATTCAATGTTATTAGAAAAGCCCTTCAATCTTTGGACTCTATTTTTGTAAttagacaataaatgatgtttccttaaaaaattagattttttaaacaGATCAAAAAAATTGGGATGAAGGGAGTACATGTTAAGCTCACTATGGTTGAATCCTTAACCCAtcctagaaaaaataaaaatgctaaagatactacaagttttactacatgaaacttaaaaattgatATGGTAATGAATATGTTTGGtaggtttcaactttcaaccgCCTAATTTTAATTTGCGTATATCTAATTGGTGACACATCATCAATTTGTAAGATTAATATGAAGTAAAACTTATAGTACATATAGtactattctttaaaaaatctaTATTGGTCCATCTATATTTTACTAACACAAGTTACACAACATTTGGATATCGGGGcatatcccaaaaaataaaaataaaaataaaaaataaaaacaaaacagaaaagaaaagaaatctaCTCTTATACTTAtagtaaaattaattaatttgtttgtaAGACTAATATGTAGTAATACTTGTATTACTGCTCTTAAAAAAACTcttgatttatttgtgttttactGACACAACATTTGGATAGTCGGgcataacccaaaaaaaaaaaaaaaaccactcttatacttatatataattagattaACTTAAACATTGTGGTTTAATTATTGTCAAAAGCCCTGTAACTTAATTGACACCTCCTCATATACAAAGTGTTTAGAAGTTTAGAGAGGAAAATGTTCAAGCTATGACGGCATATTATAActatctataaaaaataaaaaataaaaataaaaataaataaaaaaaagaagaagaagaagaagattaacTTAAACGTGGTCAATGTACATAAGAAAGATGGGAAATTAATGAAAACGCATCAGCGGAGTCGTCTTCTAAAAATGGCAAAAGTCAATGATCAATTACGGTGCAtttgaatgtaattttttactaaaaacttattttgtttattagttAAATAGGGATTTTGATTGAGAGAGTCCATCATGTAGCCATGAAAATGATAAAGTGGGCCCTAGAGCCTTGATTTCTTGAGGAGAAAAGGCATGGGCTTCTAGCCAATTTATACATAATGACCATACGATAGTCTGAATTCATAGGCTGGTCAATCTATGATGAAACCATGGTTCAACATCCCAGGAAAATTTCAAGGGCatctttgaaaaagaaaaattcttcttAGGCTGCTTCTAGCAGCCTGAATGGATTGGATTTTTAGGCTGCTTCTAGCAGCCTGAATGGATTGGATAATTTGCATGATGATCTACCAATTGAATAGTTTACAATCTAGGAGATATCTAAGGTGGTTATCTGTCCCAATTAGATGCGACCCAATATGATAAAGCCACTTTTTCAAAGAtgcattttcattttaaagagaccttcaattttgaaaattcttgtTTTAGACTAACTGGATACTGTTACTCTTATTACTAGCATCATAGACATTCAAAGAAATTTGTCATCTAACCAATACCCATACCTTCTGTTTCAATGGGTTTTACCAAAGTAATAAATTTGAGATCACgttaaggaaagaaaatatcCACTGCCAGAGGAACTTAATATACCTTAAATTTATAGCCTCATTTGTTAATTTCTCTATTTGATCCTTAAAAGTAAGGAATCTTCATTAGGTCATCATAATCAACAACTGCCtattaattgaaagaaaaaaactagCCAAAaacaaagtggaccaaattggacacAATGGACTAAAATAGACTAAATTGGACCAAACTAAAACGAATAGACTGAAGGGCACTAAAATGGACTATAATGAATTgaattggaccaaaatggactCTCTTCATTTCAAATAGAACAATGTGCATTATTAATAAAGAGATTTCATTtcatgttaaatattttttatctcaGATATGATGGTGTACATAGTGCTAGATCAtttaaaagttaataaaaaaattaaacagttTGTTTGATTATAGCGAAAACTGAAAAGTGGCTAATGGAGAAGGAGGGAAGAAAAAAAGTGGAAAGAAAACTAgtattttcctttgtttggtaTGCAATGGAAAATGGAGAGGAAATGAGATGATTCCAGGAGTTTTTTATCcgagctcaaaaaaaaaaactcctcaAATCTGGGAGAAATTAAggatgaaaatgagggtcgaaATAATATGACACAAATGCCCTTTCATTTTTCACCaaccttctttttttgattCAAAGGAAATGCATTAAGAAAAACTAGAAAGCAAACAAAGTCTCAGGACATAGCCTGTTCAAATGCAACCcattaaaatcaaaatccaaaacacTTGTGATGTCCACAGGCGGACTTTcagggtccatttggttggaagggtggaaaaatgggaggatagaaaattatGAGAcaatggaaaagtgggaggatagaaaatattttattttctctccctttttgtttggttgggagtggaaaagtagaggaatggaaaaaatgagtttgaataaatttactcatatactcTTATTAAAGAATTatgccaaattaaaaaaaaaaaagtgacaaataactACACCAAAAGGAGCAATCaccccaaattttttataaaaataaaaaacatgttccaaaaaaaatcacatccaataaaaataaaaataaaccatcACACCCAagccctaaaaaataaaaaaaaaaatttaaaaaaaaaaaaaaaagaggcaatgtTAATGcccaagaggaaaaaaaaaatgcaacttaaATTGAGGGTATTTGTGTAAAGTGCATCTTTCAACACTTTTCCCTCCTTattttcctcccaaattgggaggataaaaaaatgtGGGCTCGGAGGGAAAATTTTTCCCTCTATTTTCTGtctctcttgttttctctcCTCAACCAAACAGTAGAAAACACCATTTTCTACCCTATTTTCCTCTTTCTACTTTTCATCCTCCCtgttttcaccccaaccaaacaaactctCAAGGATAACAAAATCAACGGCTTGACATCCTCCCATACAAGCTAAAACATCTACACATTTGTTGGCTTCACAAAAGCAATGCCTAAAACGAATCCGGGGAATCTGGGAAGCCAGGCACTTGCAGTCATCCATGAGAGAAGATACGAATAGGTTAGAATAATTCGGATTACACATAGCATCCACAATAGACTTAGCATCTATCTCGACTTCTACAGTTGGGAAATTGCGACTATGGCATCACGGAGGGCCCAGAGCTCAGCAAGGAAGCAAGTTGTCACCCCCACTTTGCAAGCAAACTCCACAATCCAATTCCCAGTTTCATCATGGATTAGTCCCCATCCTCTTGCAA
This DNA window, taken from Quercus robur chromosome 2, dhQueRobu3.1, whole genome shotgun sequence, encodes the following:
- the LOC126715913 gene encoding endochitinase-like encodes the protein MKFYTFIILSLAFLLGSTWAEQCGRQANGAVCPNGLCCSQHGWCGTTNDHCGNGCQSQCKPATTPSKPTPTPTPSGGGGDVGSLISLSLFNELLKHRNDNRCPSHGFYTYDAFITAARSFGGFGTTGDVNTRKRELTAFLAQTSHETTGGGGWASAPDGPYAWGYCFVRETKMETYCDDKTPCPPGKKYYGRGPIQLTHNYNYDLAGKAIKLDLINNPDLVATDPVISFKTAIWFWMTPQANKPSSHNVIIGQWTPSPADTSAGRVPGYGVITNIINGRLECGQGANDKVASRIGFYKRYCDILGLGYGNNLDCYNQKPFG